The following are encoded in a window of Betaproteobacteria bacterium genomic DNA:
- the rsmH gene encoding 16S rRNA (cytosine(1402)-N(4))-methyltransferase RsmH, which produces MASAAHAPVLCDEAVDALQVRADGCYVDCTFGRGGHSRAILARLGAGGQLVALDRDPQAIAAGRALDDPRLVLVHSPFSRLPEVLARRGIERIAGVLLDLGVSSPQLDAAERGFSFRADGPLDMRMDPTAGESAAQFLASAAEPEIARVIKDYGEERFAKQIARAVVAARTRGALRTTRELAALVAAAVRTREPHQDPATRTFQALRIHVNQECEELSSVLAGSLDLLAAGGRLVVVSFHSLEDRIVKRFIRDASGHGAVPERLPLRASEMPQPRLVAVGKPVRPSAQEVATNPRARSAVMRVAERTNAP; this is translated from the coding sequence ATGGCGTCCGCTGCGCACGCGCCCGTGCTCTGCGACGAAGCGGTCGATGCGCTGCAGGTGCGCGCGGACGGCTGCTACGTGGACTGCACGTTCGGCCGCGGCGGGCACAGCCGGGCAATTCTGGCGCGCCTGGGTGCCGGCGGGCAGCTGGTTGCGCTCGACCGCGACCCACAGGCGATTGCGGCGGGACGTGCGCTCGACGATCCGCGTCTCGTGCTCGTTCACAGCCCGTTCTCGCGGCTGCCCGAGGTGCTGGCTCGCCGCGGCATCGAACGCATTGCCGGGGTGCTGCTCGACCTGGGGGTGTCGTCGCCGCAGCTCGACGCGGCGGAGCGCGGTTTCAGTTTTCGGGCGGATGGGCCGCTCGACATGCGGATGGATCCGACGGCGGGCGAGAGTGCGGCGCAGTTTCTGGCGAGCGCCGCCGAGCCCGAAATCGCACGGGTGATCAAGGACTATGGCGAAGAACGGTTTGCTAAACAGATTGCAAGAGCGGTTGTTGCGGCTCGAACGCGGGGGGCTCTTCGCACAACCCGCGAGCTGGCCGCGCTCGTCGCAGCGGCCGTCCGGACGCGTGAACCTCACCAAGATCCGGCGACGCGTACGTTTCAGGCTCTCCGGATCCACGTCAACCAAGAATGCGAGGAGCTGTCGTCCGTGCTAGCGGGCAGCCTCGATCTGCTTGCGGCGGGCGGGCGGCTGGTGGTGGTGAGCTTCCACTCGCTCGAAGACCGGATCGTGAAGCGCTTCATCCGCGACGCGTCGGGTCACGGCGCTGTTCCCGAGCGCCTGCCGCTGCGCGCTTCCGAGATGCCGCAGCCGCGGCTCGTGGCCGTCGGCAAGCCGGTGCGACCTTCGGCGCAGGAAGTCGCGACAAACCCGCGGGCGCGCAGCGCCGTCATGCGCGTGGCCGAGCGAACGAACGCGCCGTGA
- the ftsL gene encoding cell division protein FtsL — MSRFNLLLIIVAVLCALGVVTSQHRARKLFVELEREQEVTRNLEVEWGQLQLEQSTWAKHARIEKLAGDRLQMRPPQPAKVQIVPLDTKVAGAAQ, encoded by the coding sequence GTGAGCCGCTTCAACCTGCTGCTCATCATCGTCGCCGTGCTCTGCGCACTGGGCGTGGTCACGAGCCAGCATCGCGCGCGCAAGCTCTTTGTCGAACTCGAGCGCGAGCAGGAGGTGACGCGCAACCTCGAAGTCGAGTGGGGGCAACTGCAGCTGGAGCAGAGCACATGGGCGAAACACGCCCGCATCGAGAAGCTCGCCGGTGACCGTCTGCAGATGCGTCCGCCACAGCCGGCGAAGGTGCAGATCGTGCCGCTCGACACCAAGGTCGCAGGCGCTGCCCAGTGA
- the mraZ gene encoding division/cell wall cluster transcriptional repressor MraZ, with protein sequence MFQGAAALNMDAKGRIAVPTRHREALTRDADGRLVLTAHPEGCLLLYPGSSWEPVRTKVMGFPSFNTLASKWKRLLVGFAEDIELDSAGRVLISPELRNFARLDKRVMMVGQGSHFEIWAQDAWERQLAELTAQPEQSLPPGMEDFAL encoded by the coding sequence GTGTTTCAAGGTGCAGCCGCGCTCAACATGGACGCGAAGGGTCGAATTGCGGTCCCGACGCGCCATCGCGAGGCCCTGACGCGCGACGCGGACGGTCGGTTGGTGCTGACAGCGCACCCCGAGGGTTGCCTTCTGCTCTACCCCGGCTCCTCCTGGGAACCTGTCCGCACGAAAGTCATGGGATTCCCCAGCTTCAACACGCTTGCCAGCAAGTGGAAGCGGCTTCTCGTCGGCTTCGCGGAGGACATCGAACTCGACAGCGCCGGCCGCGTCCTGATTTCACCGGAGCTGCGCAACTTCGCCCGCCTCGACAAGCGCGTGATGATGGTCGGCCAGGGCAGCCACTTCGAGATCTGGGCGCAGGACGCGTGGGAGCGTCAGCTCGCCGAGCTCACGGCGCAGCCTGAGCAGTCGCTGCCGCCGGGCATGGAGGATTTCGCGCTGTGA
- a CDS encoding carbohydrate kinase family protein, with protein sequence MRTLICGSLAYDTIMVFQDRFENHILPDKIHILNVSFLVPNMRREFGGCAGNIAYNLGLLGGDPLIMATVGEDFEPYARRLEHLRLDQTHVRRVGDTYTAQAFITTDLNDNQITAFHPGAMNHSELNHVQDAAEIQLGIVAPDGREGMLQHAREFAAAGIPFLFDPGQGMPMFNGEELLRFLDLADYLALNDYEAQLLQERTGESLEMLARRVKALIVTLGAEGSVILAHGRRYAIPSVKPEAVVDPTGCGDAYRAGVLYGVANGLDWPITGRLAALLGSLKIARRGGQNHFADRSQIEDKFREVYGTAPW encoded by the coding sequence ATGCGCACGCTGATCTGCGGGTCTCTCGCTTACGACACCATCATGGTGTTTCAGGATCGCTTCGAGAACCACATCCTGCCCGACAAGATCCACATCCTGAACGTCTCCTTCCTTGTCCCCAACATGCGCCGCGAGTTCGGCGGCTGCGCTGGCAACATCGCCTACAACCTCGGGCTGCTCGGCGGCGATCCGTTGATCATGGCGACCGTTGGCGAGGATTTCGAGCCGTACGCCAGGCGGCTGGAGCACCTGCGGCTCGACCAGACCCACGTGCGCCGCGTGGGCGACACGTACACCGCGCAGGCGTTCATCACGACCGATCTCAACGACAACCAGATCACCGCCTTCCATCCGGGCGCGATGAATCACTCGGAACTCAATCACGTGCAGGACGCGGCGGAGATCCAGCTCGGCATCGTCGCACCCGACGGTCGGGAAGGCATGCTGCAGCACGCCCGCGAGTTCGCAGCCGCCGGCATTCCCTTCCTCTTCGATCCGGGACAGGGCATGCCGATGTTCAACGGCGAGGAGTTGCTGCGCTTCCTCGACCTTGCCGACTACCTCGCGCTGAACGACTACGAGGCGCAACTGCTGCAGGAGCGCACCGGTGAATCGCTGGAGATGCTCGCGCGTCGCGTGAAGGCGCTGATCGTGACGCTCGGCGCGGAAGGGTCGGTGATCCTCGCACACGGCAGACGGTACGCAATCCCGAGCGTCAAACCCGAGGCGGTGGTCGATCCCACGGGTTGCGGCGACGCCTATCGCGCCGGGGTGCTGTACGGGGTGGCAAACGGTCTCGACTGGCCGATAACGGGCCGTCTCGCAGCACTGCTCGGTTCCCTCAAGATCGCGCGCCGAGGAGGGCAGAACCATTTCGCCGACCGCAGTCAAATAGAGGACAAGTTCAGAGAGGTCTACGGCACGGCACCATGGTAG